The Plasmodium knowlesi strain H genome assembly, chromosome: 14 region TATATAATTCTTAAAGAGTGCTACGCCTtcttccatatatatatatatattcagaAGAGCGGGATGCAGGAAACGGGACGTGGCCATGTATAGAGAGGGACACAGTCAACTGAGTGTGGAACTCTACTGAGCTACTCCTATGGTGATATATAGGCGTTTATAGGCAAGCGATTTCAACCAAGACGCGGATAACCGCTATCAGAAGCACATCACAACAAGATGGACAGATACGGACACAACGTTAGGGCTGACGTGAAAAAACAAGGAGCAGAAAGCGCAGAACTCCCCATACTTTGTGAAACGTGCCTAGGAGAAAACCCCTACGTTCGATtgataaaagaagaaaatggaaaagagtGTAAAATTTGCAATAACCCCTTCACCCTATTTAGATGGAAACCAGGGCAGAAGTCTCGATACAAACAAACAATTATCTGTAACATGTGtgcaaaagtgaaaaatgtatGCCAGACATGTTTATTTGATTTACAATATAATTTACCTGTACAAGTCAGGGACAAATTTCTAGAAACGAGTATTGTGTCCATGCCAGAAAATGAAACGaataggaatttttttttggaacaagtggaaaaaaatcttGATACCAATACGTATAACAAAATTGATAGGGGCAATATGGATTTATCAAAATTGAGAAGGAGGGATCcttattttaaaagaaatatggCAAGGGTTTGTagtttttggagaaaaaatgaatgtaaTAGAGGAGCAGAATGTCCCTATCTTCATAAAGAAATACACATGGACAAATCGCTAAGTAatcaaaatattaaaagtAGGTATACTGGAGAAAATGATGTCTTAGCTGAAAAAATACTTACAAGGTATGAAAAGCAAAATGAAGATAACCGATTTATGGCAAACAACATTTGTATTCATGGAATTAGCGAAGCTGTAAGTCAGGTTAATGTTAAAgattgttttaaaaaatttggtgAAATAAAATCAATTAAAATGATCCCTAAGGATTCCAAAATGTTCATTTCATATGCAAACTCACAATCTGCAAAGAAAGCGGCAGAGACGTATAAAGATGGCCTCGAATTGAATGGTTCCAACTTAACCGTTATTCTCCAGGAAGAAGTAATGCCCAGAGGTTCTGCGCCACTTGTGCCCCCCCCACGAGGCGGAGGAGTTCCTCCAGGGGCTGCTGCACATGGGTGGTACAACAGTAAGTGGCAAAACCAGAGGAATGTCAAttttatgaagaaaaataacaaagCAGATGCTCCGCCACCACCCGGCATGATGATGCCTGCACGCCCTATGTTCTTCCCTTATCAGAATTACAATTTTAATCCCAAGGCACCTAACTCCGCACCCTATTTGTCTATGCGCCCCTCCGAGGCGGAGCAGCGCAAGTAGCGGCGATGCGGCATGCCACCCTTGGTCGCGTTACCCTTTATTggcacacttttttttttttgttaaagttGGCAACCTCTTTTTGCCCCTGCCCCCCTCCCTGGTATGCACATTTCGAGGGAACCATTCGTTGGCAGAGGGAGGCCAAGCGTTCCGCTGAGCTGCGTTGCTCTGTTTTGCTTTGTGTTCTGcacgcacatttttttaggCCGTCTTTCAGGGCACCCTTCCTTCGAACTTCATTCATCCATCTATGATTTTgcgcatttgtttttttttttttttaaattaagcGAAATTTTGTGCTAGGCTGGTCGAGCAGCGGAGCTACATTGGTAaagtagtttttttcttttgtatgaacaagtcatacaaaaaaaaaaatttcttttgaTCTCGTCATAAAGTAAATCATACCGCTTCACCAACTTTGAAGTGAAAACAACTTTTACAAACTCGTACGTTAAACTAAtgtgtaaaggaaaaagtacaaataGGGGAAACAATCcgcacttctttttttcacgtaATGGTAGGGGATTCCACCGTTGTAATAACACTAAATGTgccaaattgaaaaaaaaaaaaaaattattttcatagCTGTtgccattttggctagctgtgcacacatatgaGCATGTAGCAtggttaacaaaaaaaaaaaaaaaagaaaaaaatgtagaatgCGCACCAGGTAAGAAGAAGACAGGTACACTAATGACACAAAAGTGAtgcatgaaggaaaaacgaaaaatgtgAGACACATAAACATTTGTTTGTGGCCCAGTGTACGTTCCAAAtaaagagggagaaaacaaaacgaaAGTGAACTAAGCCCAAGGGGGCGGGGTAAATGCTCGTTTGGCAACTTTTCCCTGAGCGGTTCTTCGCGTgtatcctttccctttcaaGTTGCTGTTCCCCCCGTCACAAAAGGTGCATCTGTGCTTTCCTGTTCTCCAAGTACTTAACGTAATTATTAATTATCCCCGTTGACCTCCACAACATTAACCATATGCACAAATTTGAAAGGCCAATCCACCAGTTACGCTCATGTCTccatttgtaaattttgtaGTATTCATCTGACAGCCCCGGTATGGCCTCCTTCGGGTTGTATATTTTGTTCACACCATACTTCAATTTATACGATTCCGTGATGAAGAGCATGAAGTTTAAGAGTAAAATTAGGGAGACGATTCTGATAGGGGTGTCCCCAATTTGCTTGCGACAAAATGAGTAACTGAACCGTACAAGGAATCTTATTTTCAGCAGGCAGGATAAAAGGAGCGTTATGCCCAGGGGCATCACTATTACATATATTAGCTTGAGAAGAGACAtttcaggaaaaaaatgatggctAAGCTagtaaggggggggggggggggggggaaggggaaacaAGTCCTGCACCAAAGGGCTACGTAAAAACGAGGACAATTAAAGTGCCAATGCTCTTCTATTGGGACGAATTATTTACTCTTCTCCCAGGTgactttccccctttttttgaagaaaaaaactctcTTTTTGTGGAAATACAAAGTGGATGTTCTGATGCTACCGCTACACAAGCattaaaatattattccCTTGGATAAAATGGACCTGGGGGGAAGTTGTGCATGTTTTTACGTGCACATATAagtaacttaaaaaaatagtttaTTTTATGAAGATTTCTCCATATGGTTAGACTTTTGTGAGCGGCATATTCCTTTCAATGTAATTTGTTGTAAAATAGAAGCTGCGATTTTGTGGCATCCTTAACTTGTTCGTACTTTTGCGGAAAAAATGGTTATCCATTGGTTCTCTCAAAACTGCCACCATTCCGCTGGGTATATAGGCCGCAGTTCCCTTGAAGAGTGAACCATCACAATGTCagtttaatttaatttaacTTTAGTTTTATTTGTTATGGCGTGATATGACATGATATTATTTtaatacattcttttttcttctttttttttttttttttttcttttttcttttttcttttttctttttttttgggggaggCGAGCTCCGCAAAGTACCCTGCGGGTGTGGAAAGCACTGGGATTTAGCAATGTGGGAATGCGCggttgtaaaatattattccaTCCACTGctgggtaatttttttaagcaatTAGCGAACCATTGAGAAGATGATTttgtaaaaggggaaatccATACCACGTTGACAACCGTTTCATTGGCAAGAATTTCTCGCATTATCGAAAAGCATGAACAGAGACAACACAATTTGCTTGTTCAGCAACCCCCCTTTTTAGTAATTCCTCTCTTCTTCCCTACAGACAGTACCCTATTGCTGTAACAACGTCAGCTCAAACATCACGCCTGTGGGGGACGTTGTAAAATGAAACACCATAGTAATTACCACTTGTGatagggtgaaaaaaaaaaaaaaaaaatggacctTTTCTCCCAACTGGCTAATCCAATTTTTGTTACGTTGGAAAGGGTGTGTCACCACGAGGTTCTGTGTACACTTGTGTATTTCACTGACGCATACTCCAAGTGGAGAATACAGTTCATTGAAAGGTTGGTAATGTTAACTTTGTGTGGTATGTCAGTTGTAAGAATAATAGAAATTAATTACCACTCGTCATTGCCTGACGCGATATGATGTtattccccatttttatattccagTTTGATGGCTTGataaatgagaaaatttACGTAAAACGCGATTACCCTTTTagagctttttttttttttttttttgcactttttgaggacagaaaaaaaaaaaaaaaaaaaaaaaaaaaaaaagccatgACTGTAAGTGTGTTTTCCatttgatgtttttttttttttttcttcttcctttagaGCAaactagctattttttttttttttttttttttctgttcatatgaaaaaatgcaaaatacaAACGTTTTTAGTGTCCGTTGTTTTTAacacttcattttgttgatCAGTTGGAAACAGTTTTATATTCCAGCGCAAGAAAATTGTCACTCGATCTGTATATTGTCAATTTGTCTATCTGTCTATCTGTatatttgttcgttttttcgcTTGCTCGCCTGCAATTTTGCGAACCTCTCCACTTGCTCACCCCCGCACGTGCCAAGATGAGGCGGATAGCGGAGCTCTACGCCTACTCCGTGGACAAATCCACAGCAGTTTTTAAcctaaggaagaaggaggaaattgccaagaagaaaaagagtgaaaTGAACTGGTTGGACAAGTTGTGCTCagaatatgaaaaaacaaaaaaggatacATTTGATTATTTCACCGTTAAAAAAatcgaatggaaaaataaactgAACGAATCGAAATTATCTTCCTGCTTCAAGTGCGAGAACTCCAAGTATGGGCACCTCCCCTGGTACAAGAAGTTGTATTACATATTAAAAGAGCATGTCTACAAACTTTTGAACATTactgatgaggaaaaaaacgtgGACGAAGGGAAAAACGACGACGAAGAAATTCCTAGCGCGATTCCTCAACCAAGTTCGCAGGAAAAAACAGTAACCCGAGATTTCGTAAGCTACGAAAATTTAGACTACAGGGGTGTACAGAAGACAAAAAATGCGGATGATTCTCTGTTCAATAAGTATAGGGAAAGGTTCAGAAATGTAAGGGACAGTGAGGCCTACCTAAGCGAGCGCAGCCAGTCCGAATTGGTCAACAGGAAACTGTCTTCGAATGGCCTCATAACCGTACGCAGCAATAAGATCATAGGGGAGGAGAGCAGGGTCTCTGAAGTGTGCGTTGTAAATTCGCTCGCGCGGGAGGCGACAGGAGGAGAAGTGGAAGCGGAAGCAGACGAGAAAACAGGCGTGGACACGGTCAACCAAAGCATCGACGTGGAAGGAGCTGACGACAACAGGAAGAATTCTCTGCACGTGGAGGACTCGCCCAAgtttaatataaaaaacaCATGGGAGAAACTGAGCGGTTACATTTCGTAGGTGGCAAACGCGGCACGCCCTATGTGTGCATGTTTGTCTGTGTATGTGGGTGTCCCTGTGAAAAATTGTTTACTGTCCCTGACATGAGCGGCAAAATTTTCGGTGACGAACCGTTGCCATGTTTCTCCCTTTGTACACGTCACATGCGTTGCGCACGTTTCGCACGTTTCGCACATTgcgtacttttccttttggagGATATACCTTTCGAAAACAGACCATCAGAAATGGCCACCCCACTTGTGCATGGCGCAAATgtctgtgtgtatgtgttcGTTTCCTATTGAGCACCCCACTCCATGGGAATAAACTCCTACACTAAAGCGAAATTTGCTTAGCCCACACTTTGCCTTTACTCagtaaatgtttttttttttttttttcgtaaatcTGGACAAGTCACAAAAAGATATTATTTGTATGCGTCCACTTTGtaaagaagtaaaaatgtaaaaaaaaaaaaataaaaaataataaaataaaataatcccCCAATTGCCAAACAGTTCATGAAAATGTATGATTCATTGAAAACAGATAATGCACAAGGCAATGTTTTTCGTGTACACATACAACAGATATGTGAAGAGGTGTTCGTGTATTCGGTTCTTCTACCTAGCCTTTTCTTGGCATTTCTACCCCCTGTTGTGGTGGGGCAATGACGAAGTTGTCCGTCTGGTAccgtaattaaaaaagcatACTGTCTACGGGGTACGTGGGATAGATTGCTTCGCTTCAATTGTTCGTATAGGTGAGCATTCGGTAGTCATCCCAAATGGGCGAGAAGTCATTCACCCCCCCTCTCCACTGGGTGTGCAAAGAAAGTTTCTTCCCTCTCTATATCattatataaattttattttacatgaAAACATGCTCTTCTTTATACATTAAAAATTAggtttttaattatatatttaaaacgtaaaaaaaaaaaaaaaaaaaaaaaaaagaaaaatacaacagaTGTTTGCAGATGTATAATTACACACGCCGCcgcgcatatgtacatacacacatacacaagtgtgtgttcactttttcttctgttttttttttttttttttttttttttttttttttgggcgTGGGGGAATAGACTCCCATGCATAGGTGGGAGTGATATCGACGGCAGGTTGGTAACtcaatatatttattttgcgctacatacatatatatatgtatatgagtatgtatatatgtatataacatAGTGTAGTAAGCATAACTTCACATGTAACATTCGGTAGGCTAGTCAGTCGGTTAGGTCGTCGCGCAGGGCGGTATATGCATACCCAGTTCAATGGGTTCAGCTCATTCGgcgttggaaaaaatggataggatggaaagaaacaaattaaTTATATCCATGTACAGAGCCAAGGTGGCAAAAATGTAGTCATCAACGGAGAACTCATACTTCTTGTGTTTTCCACCAATAATGAGTTGGGTATCCACGATGATGGAAATGGAAAGTAGGAAGGCGCTAATTCCTGCAAATACTAAGTTAAAGATTTTGCTACGCACAAAAATGCCTACAATGCCTAGTACCATTAATATTAAGAAGGCCATAAACAAGTAtacgtaccatccggtgaaATCCCATTTTGTCTGAAAGGCAAAGATCGTTAACCCTACAACCACAACAGATGTTGTCCCAaaggcataaaaaaatatttctgaaTTTGTTCTCGCACTTGCTAATGTTACAATAAGTGTCATACCAAGAGTTATTAAAAGAAGTAGAAAATAATTACTAGGGTATTTTCTTGCTATATTTGGTGCACAAGCCAAGGCTATCATTATTGGTAAGCTTAAAATGATACCGAGGACGAAGAAGAGAGTGTAATTGGCCACTATAAACGCATTAAATGGTTGGTAGAGAACTGCTAATGCTGAACAACCAAAAGTAATCAAAAGTTGGATGGATAATATGGAATATACTTTTCTAATAAAGCCATGTCTAATTTTGGTGGAAGAGAATTCGTTAAGAGAAAATTCATCGTACAATCCTCCATTGGCTGCTGTGGCCCTTGTCGGTGCATCATAATAGTATCCTTTCTGTTCgttgtttccttttccttgtccATAATTGTAATTGTAGGATGATCCGTGATTGTATACAGCTCCGTAGCTTTGGCCCCCGTTGGCTGGGGGGGCTGGCATTCCATTCTGGTTGTTATACATGTTGCACTTGGAGGGATCGTTAGAAGGATGAATCTTGTTCTATATATGGGATGGTCCACAGGCAGATGTTCACGGTATAAATCTGCgtataaattttattatacaaatattttttacggGCGTataatacacacacacatacacacgtgGTGGTAGGTCCTTGAGGCTGGAGTGACACTTCCTGGGGGATCTATATTAGGGAAGAGGGATTACATGCACATTTGCAGTGGCACAgtagctgttttttttttttttcttctttttctttgcttGTTTCTTTGCTTGTTTCTTTGCTTGTTTCTTTGCTTGTTTCTTTGCTTGTTTCTTTGCttgtttcttttctgttttttttttttttttttttctctcttgtttttttttttggggggggccGGAAAAATTGCAGTACGCCGGGAGTAGGAGAGCGACCGGGATGAAAAACGTTCACATGTAAAGATAAGTATATAcgtaatatatatgcaaatgcGTGTGCCCTTGCCCCCAAGCGCACATGATGCTGTACGCACGGGCAGatacacataaaaatgaacaaactgtGGCCTACCTCGTTTTCACGTACGAACGTACAATTTACGCGAAACGCATAAAATGCTTCGCCCCCCTATATATGTTGGgatggaggaggaaatcTGGTTCGTTCGCTTCTTCGCGATTTGTTTGACTCAATTGCGAATAGGCAAAATTTACGTTTTCgcttttcttctattttttttttttttttttttttaatttacagtaacagcttcttctttttttttttgttcggataaaaaaagtttgaacttgataaaaaaaaaataaaaaaattccatggcattttcttcctttttctttttcctttttttttttttttttttttttatatatatatatatatataaatgcaggaggggaaggaaaggttataaaatttaaattggCATTTATACGGAGGGGGGGtattttatgtatttattgATTTGTGGGCACTGGTACGGTGCAATGACGGAtgctccttcttccttttccccctccccatGTAAAAAACGTCGTCATGGAAATTGCCAATTTGCGATTTAGCAAATTGAAGTTTGAAATGTTGGTCCTTTGACTGGGGAATTTGCTTactataatttatttttttggtcCTTTCATTCATTTGTACGTTGCGCTTCGTGCGGGGTtccactttccttttttttttcttttcttcattttttcattttttcttttcttcattttttctttttttcttttattcttttcttcttcttttttctttttttttttttttttttttggcgcgTAACTTTCCCATTTGACTCCGCAATTTAAACTCCCAGTTTTTTTACCACCCCAAATTTTACCTCCCtgcttttctccttcgcCGCTGTGCGCCCATGTCTGCGCCTTACAATTTTACGCGCCTGTGCTTGACCAAgcggtgaagaaaaattccTCGGCCCACATAGGGCAAAAGAAAACATATgttcatttgtacatttgtttgtctgttcatttgttcgttcGTCCACCTGTTCGTCTGTTCACTTGTATATCATTTTGCAGAAGGGAACGCAGGGGGCGTGGagacaaaaagaaagaagtaaaggggaggggaaagTGTTACAACTTAGTACGCATTCCATGGTTTGGTGcgactgtaaaaaaaaatcaaacacCTTTGTCTGTTTCGTCATTgtggaaatgtttttttttttttttttttttttcctccccaaaCGGTTAGTTATATACACATGATGAAGTTATTACTTAAGGAGTGGAGATAATGGCCCATCTGCCACATAAAGCATAAGcagagaaaattttccatgcAGCTCCTTGGGTGGCACAACATACCAAATTACAGAGGCAATGTATTATATTACGTGTACATATGATTAGTATACATAGCATggcattttctttcctctgtGATATGCGTTCCCGTGGTGAACATATGATGCAATCTCTCTGATCGTCGCAGTGTGTACCGccctccccctcccttcATACTTCCACCACCGGAAGGCAGATACTTTGAAAGTTCATGTAGTCGAACAGTGTGTGTGTGGCCGTTACGGAGATAGAAAATATACACAAGCATAATGTGTGTACGTTTATATTGGTATGTCATATCGTTGACGCGATGAATAGCTACACCCTTATGGATCatccttcattttaaaaaacctTACATCGTCCATATTTATTAAATTGTCGATTCGTTTTCTTCACTGGTAGCAGGTTGGGTCTACATTCTGCGAACTTAACTTTGGATGTTTCATGGCTGAAAGGCGATCACAAATAGGAgagagtttttccttttttttttctcattagcAAGTGGGAGGGGTTCTTATTTTTGTCGGCTCACCGTTGTGGTTGCGTCATCGTTCTGCATTTTCTCAAATGAAAAGTTTACATCACCATCTCCCCAGGCAATtcttatgtacatataacaGGTGCTAAGGTCGTGATGGAAAAATACACTTGtgggttctttttccccccgttGGTGCAGTACAACTTGTGGAAGGGGGTAACACACAATTGCGGCGcagaaaggaggaaatgaagTACCCACCTTTCTTGggtgtaaaggaaaagaaccaGAGCGTAATGGAAGCGGGGAAATAGCTCATGCGGCACGAGGTTATGTTGCCGCAGGGGGATCGGAAAAATATGCGTTGATATACATCGAAGCGTAGCCTACGTATAGTTATACTCCCGTGGACATATATACAAGCGTCTACGCGAGGGATACATTAATTGacgcccccttttttttttttttttttttttaaaggtttTTTTTGGGAATATGGCGTAGTGGTATACAGTCCATTGTGTGAAACGGTCCTCACAAAACGTTGCCATGAATCGTTCCTCCTCATATAGCTCCGTCCACTTgaacaggagaaaaaaaaaaaaaaagagacaaCGTGGAAAATGACGCAAGCGCAAAATAGGTGCACGTCGATCGTACAGTGGAGAGAAATGCCTCATCTATCCTTTTACTACCGCCTTGCGCGAATGAGTTAGTTTCAC contains the following coding sequences:
- a CDS encoding Drosophila nmda1-like protein, with the protein product MYNNQNGMPAPPANGGQSYGAVYNHGSSYNYNYGQGKGNNEQKGYYYDAPTRATAANGGLYDEFSLNEFSSTKIRHGFIRKVYSILSIQLLITFGCSALAVLYQPFNAFIVANYTLFFVLGIILSLPIMIALACAPNIARKYPSNYFLLLLITLGMTLIVTLASARTNSEIFFYAFGTTSVVVVGLTIFAFQTKWDFTGWYVYLFMAFLILMVLGIVGIFVRSKIFNLVFAGISAFLLSISIIVDTQLIIGGKHKKYEFSVDDYIFATLALYMDIINLFLSILSIFSNAE
- a CDS encoding pre-mRNA-splicing factor RBM22, putative, which produces MDRYGHNVRADVKKQGAESAELPILCETCLGENPYVRLIKEENGKECKICNNPFTLFRWKPGQKSRYKQTIICNMCAKVKNVCQTCLFDLQYNLPVQVRDKFLETSIVSMPENETNRNFFLEQVEKNLDTNTYNKIDRGNMDLSKLRRRDPYFKRNMARVCSFWRKNECNRGAECPYLHKEIHMDKSLSNQNIKSRYTGENDVLAEKILTRYEKQNEDNRFMANNICIHGISEAVSQVNVKDCFKKFGEIKSIKMIPKDSKMFISYANSQSAKKAAETYKDGLELNGSNLTVILQEEVMPRGSAPLVPPPRGGGVPPGAAAHGWYNSKWQNQRNVNFMKKNNKADAPPPPGMMMPARPMFFPYQNYNFNPKAPNSAPYLSMRPSEAEQRK